Within Aspergillus oryzae RIB40 DNA, chromosome 2, the genomic segment TTGTTGAACGCCAGattactttttctttttctgctgTTGCAGTTACTTtggttttggctttctctTTACTGGATTCTTGATTATACTTCTTTGTATCGATATTGGCCAggagagaaagtgaaagagaaaaggaagataaGAGAGGGTCGATTAAAGATATCGATCTATCTGTTTCTCCCGTCGCAATAGCAACGGAGCGAGCGCCTTGCGCTATCGACTTACTTCACTGTCTACGACACATACACGCGCTACACACCCACATAATCTGAGCCAACATGTCGGCCAGTCCAGAGATCAAACCGGTCGAGGAAGACCCCGTGCAAGCGCCTACCCCCGGCGCCGGCGATGACGAAGCCCAGGGCGTCGAGGAAACAGCCGCTGCCGACTTGGACGCAGCAGATGAAAAGGACAACGGGTCCGATGACGAGTCGATTCTGTCGGAGGTAGACGAGGCGCAGTTCGAGGACTTTGATCCTGAGAATGTCGACGTCGAGGACCGGCCGCAGTTGGCGATTGATGAGGATAATCTGAAGCTTATTGGACGGCATAAGCGGAAGAGGACTGAGGATGGGGAGCGGTCGACGCGCAAGAGGGAGGggcggagggagaagaagagtcgGCGGATGagggagttggaggaggggggTGATGATGGGGATGGTAAGGCgaaaaagagggagaggaagaggagggagcCCACTcctgaggatgatgagacgTTGGATCCTGCTACTCGTAtgtttttccctttccctttctcttaaGATGGGGTGGGGTTGGGGTGATGGATGTTGGGGCTAACTGGTGTAGGTCGTCGTAGGGCTTTGGATCGTGCTATGGATGAGGCGCTCAAGAAGCCTACTAAGAGGCGTTTTCGCAAGGCGGATGGTATTGTATGTTTTATGTTTAATGTTTTGGGTCTACTGTGTGGTTGGGTGCTAATTGATATTGCTAGGATCTGGAACAAATGGCCGATGCCGAGATTGAGGATATGCGCAAGCGCATGACCCATGCTGCTCAGATGGACGCTATTAGTCGTCGGGAGGGCAAGCCCGCTATGCATAAGTTGAAAATGCTGCCTGAGGTGGTCTCTCTACTCAATCGAAACCAGTATGTCAACAGTCTGGTTGACCCCGAAATCAACCTGCTTGAGGCGGTGAAGTTCTTCCTGGAGCCTTTGGATGACGGCTCGCTGCCGGCCTACAATATCCAGCGTGATTTGATGACCTCGCTGGCTAAGCTTCCGATCAACAAGGAGGCGCTTGTTGCGAGTGGAATCGGCAAGGTGATTGTGTTCTACACCCGGAGTAAACGTCCCGAAGCCGGCATCAAGCGTATGGCTGAGCGTCTGCTTGCTGAATGGACGCGCCCTATCCTCCAGCGTAGCGATGATTACTCCAAGCGAGTCTACCAGGAAGCGGAGTTCGATCCTCGGTATGTGACCCAATACCTCTAGTTTGGTTGACCTGGAACAGAAACTAACTCTAGGTTGTCTAGAAAAGTTCAACGTACTACACAATCGGCCCAGGCCACTGCGGCAGAAGCGCGCGCTCGCGAActgcttcctcctcgtctgGCGAACCGTGCCCGCGCCGAGATCACACATACCAGCTACACTGTCGTGCCTCGTCCGACGATGGTGCAGGAGAGCAAGTTCGCGCGGCCACTGGGTGCCAGTGGAGAGGATCGATTCCGAAAGATGCGTGCACGACAGATTGCGGCGTCGAAGGGATCGCGTCGATAGGATCGTTTCGGTTTCATGCATATTATGTTGCCACATGTCGAATGCATGGTTacttccattttcttttctctttattctcttttttcttctcgtcttGCCGATCACATTTTCTTATGTTTTTATCCGATTGTATCGCAAAGTGTTACCTACGGTTCGGGTGCCGGCGTCAAGGGATTGATAAGTCATAGTCATTAGTCTagaacaaaccaacaatatTTGCATAAAAAAATGACAGAATAATTTCCGGAAGCCCATACCGAAGTCGGTAGGAGTAACCTGCCAATCATGCCATCCGGAAAGCTCCAAAATTACCCGCAACGGCTGACTCAGACGCTTCTTCTCGCGCGAGAAAGTCTGGCGTCATGCGCACGTAAAGAGTTTAGTTCGCTGCGCCCATGGCCTTCCGAGCTTTGCCCGGCAGACCCCGAACACCTAAATTGCTTTTCATCGGTACGTCACGGCCTTTGCTCAATCGCCGACTCTGGTCTTTTTCGTGCGCTTTGCTATTTAAATCCGTCGTTGCGCCAtagcttttcttctcactcTCCATTCTGGTTTTTAGATTGAGTTACTCCTCTCTTCAGTTGAAGATTATACACATTTAATTGATTAATATATCGCTTACAAACTACACtacaaacaaacacacaTAATGAAGCTCCTcaccaaggaagaagaagacgctCACTACAGGTAAGACCACACCACACCATACAACCCCAATATACAACCCACCTCCAAATCATCCCAAACTCCCCTCAATCCCACCCCATCCCCAAGGAAAaacaaactaacaaaataaaaaaacagAGCAGTCCTAAAAGGCGGCACAATCGGCACCGTCCTCGGTCTAATAGGCGGCTACGCCGGCGTCCTCGCCGCATCCCGCCGCTACCACACAATCCGCAACCTAACGCTCCCCATGAAAGCCTTCCTCGTCACCTCCTCGGGTACCTTCGTCGGCATCATCGCAGCCGACAACTCATCCCGGAACTTCGAAGTTGAGCGCAACGCCGACCAGCAATGGTACCAGAACCGGGAGCAGCGGCTGCGCGAGGAGTCGCTGCAGGGGATGAGTTTCATGGAGCGGTCGCTGGCGTGggcgaggaaggagaagtataCGATTGTTACCGCGACGTGGGTGGCGTCTATGATTGGGAGTTTTGTGCTGGTGGGACGCAATCCGTACCTCAGTGGACAGCAGAAGATTGTCCAGGCGCGTGTTTATGCGCAGGGTTTGACGCTTGCGGTTCTGGTTGCTTCTGCGGCGTTTGAGATCAGTGATcagaggaaggggaaggggattttgaagaagaagttggaggagaaggaggctgctgatgGGAAgtctggtgttgttgttgaggaggAGCCTGTTAGGCATCAGCAGAATGAGGGGCAGGGTGATCTCTGGAAGGATAtggttgctgctgaggaggagcggttgaagaagaagcatcAGAGTGTTTGGGAACATCCTGAGTTGCATAAGGAGggtcagcagcaacagcagcagcaggctAAGGAGGTtaaggaggagaagacgcAGCAGTGAGTCTGTTGTGGTTGGCTCTTTCCTTGGCTTTGTGTCTTTGGTTGAAGCGTTATCGGGGGTCTTCATTGCTTTGCGGGGACTGAAAAGTCTTTTGTTTTGGGCTTATAGATTCTTGTCCTGATTTTGTTTTGTGGGTGGCGCAGGGCGttgattgttgattgttgttgttctctgCTGGGTGGCTCACATGGTGCTGCAGCGGCTGTGTGTACACTGGTTGTACTGTATTCTATGAATCTCCTCTACAATTGATGCCTCGTCATGTCTTGTTTACTATGTGAGCTCCTGGAATGTCAATAATCCTCTTGTCTGTTTCAATCAGTTATGTGCATACCAGTGCACTGACATGTTCCGTCAACAACCACCATATCGTCTCTTATGTTCACAATGCATATTGGGTACATCCGCATGAACACCGTACCTTGATgccgtactccgtaggcaAGATCTTGCTATTGCTAGACATCGGTCTTCTCACTCTGAGCGCGTGGCCCACGGCCCAAGTATGAAGACGCCTCGAGGCTGTTGagctcatcctcttccttaTCCAGCTTGTGATGCGTAATCCAAAAGAGATTGCCCCCGATAAAGGAAAGTACAGCGACGAAACCATAGTTCCACACAAGAAGGGGGTCAGTAGATAGAAGAGTTAGGCCTTGTTGGATTGCAGACGAGAAAGCGTGCATGAAGAGATAAATAGATTGCACTATCGGTTAGATTTAGATTAGTAGATGCAATGAACACTTGATATCAACGTCATATACTATAGAACATACCTAAGCtcttcatattcttcggCGCCTTGGTGAATGCATACTCGTACCCAGTGATCGAGGTGAAAATCTCTGAAAAAGCAATCAAGACGTACGGCACAGCTTGCACCCAGACATTGATAGGCGCAGGAGTCTTGCAGCTCTTCTCGCCCGGATACTTGCCACATTTACCCGTTTGGTAGATATAGTGCTGTATCACGGCGGCAGATACCATGGATATAGCGGCGAGCATGTACCCCGCGTACATTCGCTTCAGAGGGGTAAACTGGACGCCTAGTCTCTGGATTCCAGGGTAGACAACCTGGTCCATGATAGGTATGAAGATAATGAGGGTCACCGGATTCAGGTTCATGATGATGTCGTTTGGGACACCGTGAAGCTCCATGGTGGCCGCCTGAGAGGTGAGATTGTTGGTCATTTGTCCGTAGGCCAGCCCTAAGCTTGGTTAGACAGACATGCCTGGAGACCTTGACCAGAGTTACTTACAGTACAGGGGGTACCAGAGGAAGACGGCGCATGCTTTGAGAGCTCTGCGCACCTCGTCTACCCATTTGTCGTCGAAGGTCATCCACACTGGTTTTCTCTGAACGTTGCTGGGCTTCACGTTCTCCCAGAAGTCACTTGCTCGGCAGTTCTGGACACTGTTTGCAAAGTATCAGCTAAGCTGGTTAGTGCGGAGTAAATAGTTTCCACTGACAATCTGATAGGATTCCATGACCACCTGCCCTTGAGCGCGAATGCCCAGAGCTTGAACGCCCTTCCCACCACTGAACCAGTTGGGGGAGTGACCTCATAATTCTTGCGGCAGACATAAAGCACCAGTGGACAGAGGGCGAACATGATGGTGGGAAGGACGAAGGAGAGCCAAAATCCAACATATTTCTCTGCATACACCATGACAATCTGTCCAAGCAAGGAGCCAACGTTGATCATGAAGTAGAAATACAGGAAGATCCGGGTGATCGTCTGAGCCGGGTCCACGATGACACGTTCTCCGGTTTTTGGAAGTCTTTTGATGTAGTGTCTGGTTTCTTTGTGCTGTTCTGCGATTAGAGGAGCGACGTTCGACCTATTAATGTGTCAATAAAGGTATTCACAATCAGAAAGGTCAGCCTGTACTTGAAACCTCCCACACCAATTCCGAAGAGTACTAGACCCACTATGAAGCAACCTAACGCACCGTTGGGATGCACAATCACCTGGGGAAGAGATGCGATGATCAACACAATGTGTCCAACCATGGCAAAGGCGATGGCAACTTGAATCGTCTTCAGGCGGCCCCAGAACTCGTCGGCCACCCAGGCACCAATAATAGGAGTCACGTAACACCAGAAAACATTGACTTCGAATGTCAGAGTATTGTCAGCACACTAGGAGGCGTTGCAATTGGGGAGCTCACGAGTAGTTAGGCCTGTGGAGACTCTCTGGCCCATGCCTAGAGCTCCAGACTGTCCTGCATGGCCGGCACCAGTACTTGAGTtgggtggaagaggctgtTGGATAAAGTTGACAACTGAAGAGGGTCATTCTCATATCTCGTGCGACCGAAAGGACTACATACAAACAGCAGTGGTTCCATAGTAGGAGAACCGTTCGCACAGCTCAACAAAGGCGATGGTATATGCAGTCCATTTAACACTTCCAGCGACACGACGAAGAGACTCCAGTTCCTCTCCAGTTGGGGTTGCGTAGCCGTCATCATGCGGAGAGGGAGCCGCCGAAAGCACTATAGTCTCTTGCTCTGAGAGGGGAGCTTTGAGTGTCTCAAGAGCATTAGACTTTCCTCGGCTAATGGTGTCGCTCATAGTTGTGACAAGGCGAAGCACTGGTAAACAATACTGAGCAGAAGGTCAGGACGGTTCAGGAATAAAATGAGATGATAAAGATTACCAAGCGAGGGGCTCAAGAGTGACTctagaaccagaagaagaaaaagagacccAAGAGGCAGCGAGGGCAAGCTTCGGGCGAACGAAGGATAAAacacaagagaaaaagaagaagggagtTGAAGAGTCGGCAGAGGATAGGGGGATGGGTCGAGTGCCTGGGGAAGATGGCAGTCAATCTCGTGCCTGTCTGGAATAaacttttatatagaaattcACTCTCACCAGATGGGCCTCTTACATTTAATTGGAGAGAAATATTCCAATTCTAGGCATCGGCCAGTGTTCTTCTACGAATAGCCAGGGATGGGACAGATTACTACTTAGTATCTGCTACCACTTTTGTGTCATACCTGAAGTTGATATACGGGCTAGTCTTTCGTCCGGTATTGAGCTATGACCATTGAGAAGAGATACCAGGTCTACCCGTGACCTGACAATTGGTTTGAATTCCATATCTAGGAGGTTGAAGGTAACGCAAACGCCACTGCTTGGTGAATGGGAACCTAGAGACGGCTACTCGCTGATGGTCTAGTCAGTATTTGAATCATGCTCAGTCTAAAGTTTCTCCGCACTCTTGGGGAAGTTTGTGGCCAAGCTATCATACAAATGTCAGGTTTCTCCGGATATCAGGCCTACTTTGAGAATGTCCATGATCCCCGAATGCAACAAAGAAGGCCTGGAACTCTTGGAATGTTTTTATCTAGTCATCTTTCGATTAAGAAGACACCTTATGTTTGACGTTGCAAGTGTTGGTATGGACCAGCATCGTTGGTCTCCCAAGGTAACACAGCGAGAAAAGACGTTCAATAATAGGCGGGATATTGATTTGAGGCTATATCAGTGAATGATCCTACTAATTCTGACCCGTGATCACCTGCGTGGACCAGCTATGTCCAGCCTAAACTGTTATTGTAATCATGGTCCTAGGGCCTAATATGCAACGACATTCCCAAGAACCAGAAGACTGGTTTTCCTTGACATCAAAGTAATATATCATGCACCTGGATTTGCTATATATAATGACACAATAAGGGTAAACCCCATTAGAGTTGGAAGGCCCTCGTTGGCAACCATCTGCCGAGCTACCAATACAACTCCTGCCTGGCTGTTCATCAAAAAGTCCTACTAAAATGAATTGGAATGGCATAGATAGATAACTGTTTAGGGAAGATACACAAGAAATCACTCGAGTAAGCCAATAGATGAGGCATCATACTACCTACGGTTGCACCTGAACACAGCTTATAGGTCATTATATTGATGAGCGGGAAGGAATTTAGAAAAAGGGTAGCCAAGGTTAGCTATAAGTGGCTAACGTATGAAGATATTGTCCGATTGGATGGTTGATTATTACGACGGATGGCATACATACCAGCAAGATACCACGGAGGAGATATAAACAAAGGAAACTTAGCGGTAACTTGGGCTAAGAAAAACACGTCTAGTCCCAGCCGTCTTGGAGGTGCCCCGCTGATGGTGTTCCCtgtatttctttgtcctttggtttttctttccgtATATGTATTGTAGCGTGTCATATATCAATACCATGTATGCCTAACGCCAGATCTAAGGGGAGCTCCAAGCTACCATCAACCCTGATAAGGGCGATGGTACCATGCATTCACGACGTTCTTGAAAATTTCTGAGTATCCTTTGTAATGGTTAGCCTGAGTAAGCATAGAACTATAGCCTATGTCAAGATAAAGAGAACGAAAGTCTCGAGCAGTGTGCTGGTCATATCAGTCATCATTCATTTAGTGAGCTAACTATTTATATTCATCTCACGCAGTAACTCTCATTCGTGTAGGCAAATGATAGGAATGTTACAGACGGAGCTAACCAACATACTTATGTTGTAGTAGATATGGGAAATCATCAGTGAGTTCAGGTCATCGCGTTTAATGAGTGTCGCCAGGTTGGGCAGAAGTAAGTGTTGAGCAGGTAGCAGGTGGTGTAGCCGCCATTTACGCACAGCTTTTTGGACTCCTTAAGGCAGTAGCAGCCATATATTAAGGAGGAAGTTTCAGAGTTAGTGTTGTCTCCAATTCCCGTTGTCATAAAGTCATCGATCAAACATTCGCAGAGAAAACCGTGTCGGATATGATAACTGCAACAGCCGCAATCTAGAGACACAGTCAGCCAATTTTCCATCGCTAAGTTTGCGCAAGTTACATACTAGTGATTGATCGACGTGCGCAGTtatgatgatatccaggACCGGTCGATAGCCATGCTTAGAACTAGGAAAGCGCttcatcaaggccaacttcTCGTTGTGTTGTATACTCTCGCGTACTTCCGCTACCTTCCTATCACCATCCACAATATCATATAATGCTAAAACATTCCCGCGACTCTGGACCTCTAGGGATAGTTCCTTATCCTCCTTACGCTTGGATTCGAAGGCTGCGACGTTGTCGAATGTGATGGTGAAATCGCCCCAACCAGATATACCAGACGTTCGTCGCGGACTAACGGTGGCTATCTTCGCACTACTACTCCCCGGCAGGGAGATGGACCAGGAATTCCTAAAGGACTTTCTGTAGATCTCGAACAAAGGGAGGCCCGAGGAATCTCTGAACTCCCGACACGGGCGGTCGTTGAATTTCCGACCGGAGGCTGTGAACAGAACTATACCGTCATCGTCTTGGATGCTATAACCAATCGCAGATTTTGGGTCACCTTGGGGTCGAAATGTGAGGAGAGATTTAGCTTCGGtcatatattctcttcgAAGAGCGATCGGGCGCTGGGGAGCTTTCAGAACTCTGCGAATCCGGGGAGAGCATCCGGTAGCCAACGGAGCTTGCAGGGGTGGTAGTACGTAGGTGGTGGACATTGTGCTGCTGGCGGTTGGAGGGGGAATTGGGCTGCCCTGCGTTCTGAGGTGCTGCGATTGCGGGGAAGGCAGCTTTGTTTATAATCAAGCGGAGAGTTGGACGTGATAAGCCCATAAATCACTCGCGCACAGCCCGGCGCCCCCCGATGACTTCATAGGTGGTAAAGGTATTTACCCCATCCGGCTTGGAAGGGGCCCACCAATCAGGGCATCCATGGCCTGACCTACTTTCCAGGTCTAAGAATACCTGCCCAGACAAGTGGTCTGGAATGCGATACATGACTTGCCAAGACCGTTCGGTTGTGATATGGCCTCCTACTAAGGAGGATAGATTCGGAGTTACACCTCAATTTGACACATTGCAGAGTACTTGCAGGATAAGCTTACATAGTTTCCAATCAGACCACTCTAGGCACAAGAGTCGTGTAACTTTGACCTATCAAatagatgtatatatacggagtactccgtcTATAAGACCTAGAGGCTGAACGATTGCCGTTCGGCTTATTCATGTTTCTGAGAGATGGCGGTGTCATATGTGCAAACAAACCATACTCGCAGTCTCCCACGCCCAGCCACAAAACCCCGTGACCGATCCATTGCCCTGATCCACTTGGGGACTAgtcccaaacccaaacccagaCGAACTGGAATCGCCCTGAACGTGTTCCCGGGTACACGGGTGGctctcccttccttttgtCGATCTTGGGcccttttttatttgttcaaaagaaaatttcTTTTGGATGCTTATGCCCTAGAAAACCCATTATGATGACAACCATGTATTTATCCAATGCTGGAGAAAACCAGAAATAGAAGCGGAGAGGCTGAGGAAAGCCAAGACGCTTGCAACAATGCTAACGCGAAAACAGCTGGAATGTCTCAAATTTAACCCATCGTTTGACTGTTTGACTTGTTCCAAATTCCCCTCGACGGAGATCCGAGTGGGGGGCGAGTGTCTCTCTTTTAAGCctttttaatctatttttcttttacggAGTAGCTCTTCGATGTTAACCACTCATCTTTATGTCATAACGATTGGCTGTGGTTTCTCACTACCAAGGCATTCAACCCTTCACTGTCTGCGTAGTCAGCTGTTCGCTAgtcctactactacttgaGTAGGTATCAACGCCCAGTTCTGCTGCCTGATTCCTACCTACCTCCACTTCATGACACTTCACCCCTGAAGTCCGTCGGTATGAAAATATGGCGGCAACGTGCGTCTCGCCCCGTGCGGGTGCTCCTATACCTCCTAGCACTTGTGCTTCTGCTGTGGATCGTTCTACCCTACGACCACCCTATCCGGCTATCGGCTCGCTTTAATGTTACAGCCTTTGGTACCGCCCTCACCTCTTACCTTGGGGGCCGTTGGTGGTTCTCAGAACGCTCAACTTTCCCAATTGTGCTATCGGACGATGTTGCTGTGTTGATGAAATCGGGATTTGGGACAAAGGATCGCATTGCCGCTTGGTTGGAAGCTCACGAGCACGACAAAttcaacaacctccttcttGTTGGCGACTTCGCGACACCCTCAGGACAACTTTTTAACTACAATGGCCGGCGCCTACCAGTTTCTGACCTCGTGGCTTGGATGCTGGAAAAGGGATACTTGTCTGCAGAACTGGCGCACCCACGACTGATGAAGCATTCTAACTTAAGCACTGCCATCTCCAACGGCGATGTGGACATCGCAAAGGAACTATCGAAGTCGTTCGGGTGGGAACTGGACGCTCTAAAGGTACCTAGCCCTGATTGTTAAACTTCCGTTCCGTCTCACATCGATGTGATACCTCATTAGTCGACGTGGAAGGCTGACATGTAATAGTTTATCTCCGGCCTTGAATTATGCTATGACCAGATGCCGGATAAAAAGTGGTACATTATGGCCGACGACGATACGTATCTCATGCAGCCCGCCCTCAAGCTGTTACTAGAACATCTTGATCCTGAAGTACCCCTATACGTTGGCAACGCGGTAGGGGACTACAAAGGCCGCTTTGCACATGGAGGATCCTCCGTGATCCTATCCCAAGCCACAATGcgtcttcttttctcgcACCGCGAAGTGGTTACCTCGGCCCATCTAGAGTCTCTCGAAGAAACGTGGGGCGATAAACTTCTCGCGACGACATTGCTCAAATTAGGTATCTATCTCGACGAACGATACGCCATCTTTTTCAATGGGGGCCCACCTCGAGCCATAAGGGTCACAGAAGACCGCTTGTGCGCGCCGATCATCTCTTTCCATAGTTTAACTCCTTCAGAAATGATAAATGTCGGTCGGAGGTTCCAGCATACAGATGAAGTTCTTCTTTGGATTGACTTATGGGATATCTACGGTGCCCCTTCTCTGGACTCGCCGGTACTCGAGTCAGGCCGAAAGGACTGGGACCACGTCGGAGGCCTGGATGAATCAACCATGACCGTCAATGAAGTTTCAACATCTCAGAGATGTATCCAGATATGCCAGAACTACTCAAAGTCTTGTTTGGCTTGGACCTGGGAGTCGGAGAAACAGCTCTGCCATATCAGCAACTGGATGGTACCAGGAGAACAGGCTGAAGGTAAAACCTCGGGAATCAATGTGCCACGTGCGAAAAATCTTGTTAGCATGTGTCGATCGTGATCGACTCGGCTGACCATCCACAAACTGTCAACATTGCTCATAATCAGAGGGCAAGGCTTTCTCAATACCACATCCCAGGATGACCATTGTTAAGTCACAAAGAGCCCCACGGCAGTCGATGGAATATCATACTCGGATGCAGGGGATTCACCGAGCTGCCAGAGGTCGTTTTAGCGGGCGGTGGCGAAGTCTGCACAATTGACATAAGTATAGCGATTGCCTAGCTGCACGAGGTGTAGCATAAGCCCACCTATTCACACGATCTATTCAACAGATATCTTCACCATTCGGCAACAAGGGGAATAGAGAAGTGACTTCGCCCTCGACAGGGCTTATCTTTTGCACGCAGCCGACtcctattttctttcttccactACGACATTTTTATAGACGTCTCATCATTTGTGTACATTACGTTTCTTCATCGCTGTATATACTTCAAGTACTTCTTGCTTCACTTGAGAGTCTAGAATCAGGCAGGTAAGATTATTGAACGCCAATAAAGCCTCAGCATGGCTTTCACTATTGCACCTGGGGAGGTTTGATAATGCATTGGCTTTCTTTGACTGATGAAGGTTCACTGATGCTTTCAAAATAAATCGTACAGTAGGGCTGCAAGGAGCTTATTCTGAACTGCAGTGTTCACATCATAAGGGAAAACATCATAATCTTTTGGAAGTTACTTTGCAAGTGACTGACGAAAGCCAAGTCCGACAATGTATCTCCTTGCATAAATCTTGACTATGATCCATGACCGCGTCTCGAGTAGTCGTAACAACCCGGCCGTCCACATTTAATTGGTTATAGTAGAGCCCTGCACCACATCCGGGCCCCTTGGCACATACACTAAGCTGTCGATCACTCCCAACGGACCCTGATGGGATAGCGATCAACTTGTCTGGGCACGGGCACTGAACTCAGAGTCGCGTCATTGTTTTATCGCCTCAAGGGAGAAAGACCAGTAAGTCCTTTCTACTCCTGAACGATTAGGCACGTTAAAATCGATAAACAACATCGACTTGGTATGAACAATTGTTTCTGGTATAATTATGACCTGCAGTACCTGAGACTAGCGGACCACTGATCTACAGAATTCTTGCGTTGGAGCGGGATAAAATGTCCTATTCACTTCGTGACAGTACCCACTTCTCCAAAGAATTTTGTATCCTGACCCACTCCTGATGTCGAGCATCGATCAAATGCTGTTTCGGGTATCCCATGCTCTCCACCGAGACGATCTTGTCCTAACACGCTATGGCCCTCCCTTCAGGACCCACTTCCGGGTTGTAGTATACCTAAGGTACGGTACCTTTAAGGGCTATATCGTTGACTGTCCTTACTGGAATAACTTCAAATGAAATAGTTGGCTTTGTTGTCGCTGAGTAAGTTATGGAAGATATACAGAAGTGTGTGTTGTTGAACGCATATATCCTCAATCAACTGAAAAGGTATATGTTGTGCTCTCCACCTGATATGCGGGTCATGTAGTAGGAAACACATCGTTGGATTGATAAACGCGTTGTTTATGTTCAATTATTTactcaatttcttttctttattccttcatcatcttgcAGATTCCACAGCACCGATACCTGGGTCTCTATCCTGTCTTATGGTGTATGAGCTATGTCAAGCTTTGCGTACCCTTATTTAGCCACATTTTGTGCCTCGGAGCAAATGGAATCTCTTCCGTATCTTATATCGTTAACTTGCCGACAGCAAACCCACTTAGATTGCGCGATTCGACTAACCTCAGATGAAAGCTATAGCTCATGCGGGGATCTCGGTAGATGGATTCCGTGTCGCGGGATCTATGCATCCGGCATCCGAACAGTCCTTCGGTTCGGATCAAGTATCATAACTAAACCGAGAGTATATCAAGACTCATCCGCTGGTTTGATTTGTTATCTGCTTACCAAAACAGATATTCGACTGACAAATGCTTCCTAACGTCCAAATAGAGGCAATAAAAAGGGCTTCTATCTGGTCGCCATGGAAGTCATAACACTCAAATTCGCTTGATCGAAAATATCCAAGCCTAATACAGCATTCCGTATT encodes:
- a CDS encoding transcription factor SPN1 (uncharacterized conserved protein); this translates as MSASPEIKPVEEDPVQAPTPGAGDDEAQGVEETAAADLDAADEKDNGSDDESILSEVDEAQFEDFDPENVDVEDRPQLAIDEDNLKLIGRHKRKRTEDGERSTRKREGRREKKSRRMRELEEGGDDGDGKAKKRERKRREPTPEDDETLDPATRRRRALDRAMDEALKKPTKRRFRKADGIDLEQMADAEIEDMRKRMTHAAQMDAISRREGKPAMHKLKMLPEVVSLLNRNQYVNSLVDPEINLLEAVKFFLEPLDDGSLPAYNIQRDLMTSLAKLPINKEALVASGIGKVIVFYTRSKRPEAGIKRMAERLLAEWTRPILQRSDDYSKRVYQEAEFDPRLSRKVQRTTQSAQATAAEARARELLPPRLANRARAEITHTSYTVVPRPTMVQESKFARPLGASGEDRFRKMRARQIAASKGSRR
- a CDS encoding HIG1 domain-containing protein (predicted protein), coding for MKLLTKEEEDAHYRAVLKGGTIGTVLGLIGGYAGVLAASRRYHTIRNLTLPMKAFLVTSSGTFVGIIAADNSSRNFEVERNADQQWYQNREQRLREESLQGMSFMERSLAWARKEKYTIVTATWVASMIGSFVLVGRNPYLSGQQKIVQARVYAQGLTLAVLVASAAFEISDQRKGKGILKKKLEEKEAADGKSGVVVEEEPVRHQQNEGQGDLWKDMVAAEEERLKKKHQSVWEHPELHKEGQQQQQQQAKEVKEEKTQQ
- a CDS encoding uncharacterized protein (predicted protein), giving the protein MSTTYVLPPLQAPLATGCSPRIRRVLKAPQRPIALRREYMTEAKSLLTFRPQGDPKSAIGYSIQDDDGIVLFTASGRKFNDRPCREFRDSSGLPLFEIYRKSFRNSWSISLPGSSSAKIATVSPRRTSGISGWGDFTITFDNVAAFESKRKEDKELSLEVQSRGNVLALYDIVDGDRKVAEVRESIQHNEKLALMKRFPSSKHGYRPVLDIIITAHVDQSLIAAVAVIISDTVFSANV
- a CDS encoding putative MFS peptide transporter (H+/oligopeptide symporter), with protein sequence MSDTISRGKSNALETLKAPLSEQETIVLSAAPSPHDDGYATPTGEELESLRRVAGSVKWTAYTIAFVELCERFSYYGTTAVFVNFIQQPLPPNSSTGAGHAGQSGALGMGQRVSTGLTTLNVFWCYVTPIIGAWVADEFWGRLKTIQVAIAFAMVGHIVLIIASLPQVIVHPNGALGCFIVGLVLFGIGVGGFKYRLTFLIHKETRHYIKRLPKTGERVIVDPAQTITRIFLYFYFMINVGSLLGQIVMVYAEKYVGFWLSFVLPTIMFALCPLVLYVCRKNYEVTPPTGSVVGRAFKLWAFALKGRCDFWENVKPSNVQRKPVWMTFDDKWVDEVRRALKACAVFLWYPLYWLAYGQMTNNLTSQAATMELHGVPNDIIMNLNPVTLIIFIPIMDQVVYPGIQRLGVQFTPLKRMYAGYMLAAISMVSAAVIQHYIYQTGKCGKYPGEKSCKTPAPINVWVQAVPYVLIAFSEIFTSITGYEYAFTKAPKNMKSLVQSIYLFMHAFSSAIQQGLTLLSTDPLLVWNYGFVAVLSFIGGNLFWITHHKLDKEEDELNSLEASSYLGRGPRAQNKRIIDIPGAHIVNKT
- a CDS encoding uncharacterized protein (predicted protein) — encoded protein: MKIWRQRASRPVRVLLYLLALVLLLWIVLPYDHPIRLSARFNVTAFGTALTSYLGGRWWFSERSTFPIVLSDDVAVLMKSGFGTKDRIAAWLEAHEHDKFNNLLLVGDFATPSGQLFNYNGRRLPVSDLVAWMLEKGYLSAELAHPRLMKHSNLSTAISNGDVDIAKELSKSFGWELDALKFISGLELCYDQMPDKKWYIMADDDTYLMQPALKLLLEHLDPEVPLYVGNAVGDYKGRFAHGGSSVILSQATMRLLFSHREVVTSAHLESLEETWGDKLLATTLLKLGIYLDERYAIFFNGGPPRAIRVTEDRLCAPIISFHSLTPSEMINVGRRFQHTDEVLLWIDLWDIYGAPSLDSPVLESGRKDWDHVGGLDESTMTVNEVSTSQRCIQICQNYSKSCLAWTWESEKQLCHISNWMVPGEQAEGKTSGINVPRAKNLVSMCRS